The Streptomyces phaeolivaceus genome has a window encoding:
- a CDS encoding DUF4229 domain-containing protein, protein MLRYTLMRLGIFVGCFVVVWALVYSGIAPRGLGASNGMWMVVLALLVSAPISFVALRKERDRASVRIAPRLDRSIGRVKSNLAANRSQEDEADDEARTGSAAPADDTAAPTTADPAPAAQPTSASGKAS, encoded by the coding sequence ATGCTCCGCTACACACTGATGCGCCTCGGGATCTTCGTGGGCTGCTTCGTGGTCGTCTGGGCCCTCGTCTACTCCGGCATCGCCCCGCGCGGCCTCGGCGCCTCCAACGGCATGTGGATGGTCGTCCTCGCCCTGCTGGTCTCCGCGCCGATCAGCTTCGTGGCCCTCCGCAAGGAGCGCGACCGGGCCTCCGTCCGGATCGCCCCCCGCCTCGACCGCTCCATCGGCCGCGTCAAGTCCAACCTCGCGGCCAACCGCAGCCAGGAGGACGAGGCCGACGACGAGGCCCGCACGGGGAGCGCGGCGCCGGCCGACGACACCGCCGCGCCCACCACCGCCGACCCGGCCCCCGCCGCGCAGCCGACGTCCGCGTCCGGCAAGGCTTCCTGA
- a CDS encoding TetR/AcrR family transcriptional regulator, whose protein sequence is MGAVKSKRMPRAVREQQMLDAAVRTFGQRGYRAASMDEIAELAGVSKPLVYLYLNSKEDLFTACIRREAKALTTAVRAGVDPELPADRQLWDGLRAFFTHTARNPDAWAVLHLQARTHGEPFAAEVAAMREEMVAFVTGLILVAARQARRDPSLPEREVSGLAEALVGAAESLAAWANATPGITARQAAATLMNFAWAGLGDLMEGRAWAPPSA, encoded by the coding sequence ATGGGTGCTGTGAAGAGCAAACGGATGCCCCGCGCGGTGCGGGAACAGCAAATGCTGGACGCGGCGGTACGGACGTTCGGGCAGCGGGGCTACCGGGCCGCGTCGATGGACGAGATCGCCGAACTGGCGGGCGTTTCCAAGCCGTTGGTGTACCTGTACCTGAACTCCAAGGAAGACCTCTTCACGGCCTGCATCCGCCGCGAGGCCAAGGCGCTCACCACCGCCGTACGGGCGGGTGTGGATCCCGAGCTGCCCGCCGACCGCCAACTCTGGGATGGGCTGCGGGCGTTCTTCACGCACACCGCGCGCAATCCGGACGCGTGGGCCGTGCTGCACCTTCAGGCGCGTACGCACGGGGAGCCGTTCGCCGCCGAAGTGGCGGCGATGCGGGAGGAGATGGTCGCGTTCGTGACCGGGCTGATCCTGGTGGCGGCACGGCAGGCACGGCGGGATCCGTCGCTGCCGGAACGGGAGGTCTCGGGGCTCGCCGAGGCGCTCGTGGGGGCGGCGGAGTCGCTGGCCGCGTGGGCGAACGCGACGCCCGGCATCACGGCCCGACAGGCCGCGGCGACCCTGATGAACTTCGCGTGGGCGGGGTTGGGGGACCTGATGGAAGGGCGCGCGTGGGCCCCGCCGAGCGCGTGA
- a CDS encoding DUF6716 putative glycosyltransferase has protein sequence MPPRRIAVLADSDTRWKWGAAVAQQLAPGHALDAYFLSGRSTPTERQLAEIGIVPDTRREVTAAELVGDEELAAADIVVMALLGGTVLTLTHSLGLAWEGRERRPITVTGYVGVVYEKMVDGLMTRAGSDLVLANSAYDAGRFRRAFTSVGVDPDTVVECALPFLGGEPYLPPGPGGRPFTLTFAVQPSVPKGKAARLALLERAAAHARRFPDREVLIKLRSMPGEATTHVEADPYQLLVEELAGSAPANLRLVYGNMGEVLDRTDLLVTVSSTAALESMHRGIPTAILTDFGVREAHGNHYFLHSGCLASWDDLDSGALPQPDPAWAAAQGIGKSDPYAAARARVAELRAGGVVLPPLRPYYTPQRASLYLGDLLRRHGLDEKGHALPAALGGGDSGRVKAAVRRVARSGAKSLYRVGRQRVAPTLRKWGAA, from the coding sequence ATGCCTCCCAGACGCATCGCCGTACTCGCCGACTCGGACACCCGCTGGAAGTGGGGCGCGGCCGTGGCTCAGCAGCTCGCCCCCGGGCACGCGCTCGACGCGTACTTCCTCAGCGGCCGGTCGACCCCGACCGAGCGGCAGCTCGCCGAGATCGGGATCGTGCCCGACACCCGGCGGGAGGTGACCGCCGCCGAGTTGGTCGGCGACGAGGAGCTGGCCGCCGCCGACATCGTGGTGATGGCGCTGCTCGGCGGTACGGTCCTCACGCTCACACACAGCCTGGGGCTGGCCTGGGAGGGGCGGGAGCGGCGGCCGATCACCGTCACGGGGTATGTGGGTGTCGTCTACGAGAAGATGGTCGACGGGCTGATGACCCGCGCCGGCAGCGATCTCGTCCTCGCCAACTCGGCGTACGACGCGGGCCGCTTCCGGCGGGCGTTCACGAGTGTGGGCGTCGACCCGGACACGGTCGTGGAGTGCGCGCTGCCGTTCCTCGGGGGCGAACCGTATCTGCCGCCGGGGCCCGGCGGGCGGCCGTTCACGCTCACCTTCGCCGTGCAGCCGTCCGTGCCGAAGGGGAAGGCGGCGCGGCTGGCGCTCCTCGAACGGGCCGCCGCGCACGCCCGCCGGTTCCCCGACCGGGAGGTGCTGATCAAGCTGCGCAGCATGCCCGGGGAGGCGACCACGCATGTCGAGGCCGACCCCTACCAGCTCCTCGTCGAGGAACTGGCCGGGTCCGCGCCGGCCAACCTCCGGCTCGTCTACGGCAACATGGGCGAGGTTCTCGACCGTACGGATCTGCTGGTGACGGTCAGTTCCACGGCGGCGCTGGAGTCGATGCACCGGGGGATCCCGACCGCGATCCTCACGGACTTCGGGGTCCGGGAGGCGCACGGCAACCACTACTTCCTCCACTCCGGCTGCCTGGCCTCCTGGGACGACCTCGACTCGGGAGCGCTGCCGCAGCCGGACCCGGCGTGGGCGGCGGCACAGGGCATCGGCAAGTCCGACCCGTACGCCGCGGCGCGCGCCCGGGTGGCCGAACTGCGCGCCGGGGGCGTGGTGCTGCCGCCGCTGCGGCCGTACTACACGCCCCAGCGGGCGAGTCTGTACCTCGGTGACCTCCTCCGCCGCCACGGTCTCGACGAGAAGGGCCACGCGTTGCCTGCGGCGCTCGGCGGGGGTGACTCCGGCCGGGTCAAGGCGGCGGTGCGGCGGGTGGCGCGGAGCGGGGCGAAGTCGTTGTACCGGGTGGGGCGGCAGAGGGTGGCGCCTACGTTGCGTAAGTGGGGGGCGGCGTAG
- a CDS encoding MaoC/PaaZ C-terminal domain-containing protein has protein sequence MRTLTLTDAPALTPLLARGALRSPGKSLKLPRATARYGPDTTSRPTPPTRLPRLVLPGVRIDLARLAAYERVCGFPTGEDAVPLTYPHVLGFPLAMRIMSGRDFPLPLLGLVHTSIEITRRRRLPATGTYEITVYVAELAPHRRGTEATVVTEVRDGREEEGEGEGAGQGERAGAGAVAGDGGGGGVAWESRSTYLARHRRSGSAGGGAGAGVREERAPEERVALPAVAEWRLGGDVGRRYGAVSGDRNPIHLHPLTARLFGFPGAIAHGMWTVARCLAEHGAPPAALVRAEFRAPVPLPGTVTYAADGQAWGGFELRSGDAPGPGGEEARDRARTKIHVRGHVYPLAV, from the coding sequence ATGCGCACGCTCACCCTCACCGACGCGCCCGCCCTCACGCCCCTCCTCGCGCGGGGCGCGCTCCGCTCGCCGGGCAAGAGCCTCAAGTTGCCCCGCGCGACGGCCCGGTACGGCCCGGACACGACCTCCCGGCCGACGCCTCCCACCCGGCTCCCCCGGCTCGTCCTGCCCGGCGTCCGGATCGACCTCGCCCGGCTCGCCGCGTACGAGCGCGTCTGCGGGTTCCCCACCGGGGAGGACGCCGTTCCGCTGACGTATCCGCATGTCCTCGGCTTTCCGCTCGCCATGCGGATCATGTCCGGCCGGGATTTCCCGCTGCCCCTCCTCGGGCTCGTGCACACCTCGATCGAGATCACCCGGCGGCGCCGGCTGCCCGCCACCGGGACGTACGAGATCACCGTGTACGTCGCCGAGCTGGCCCCTCATCGGCGGGGCACGGAGGCGACGGTGGTGACCGAGGTGCGGGATGGGAGGGAGGAAGAGGGGGAGGGGGAGGGAGCAGGACAGGGAGAGCGTGCGGGCGCGGGCGCCGTCGCCGGGGATGGCGGGGGCGGCGGGGTGGCGTGGGAGTCGCGGAGCACGTATCTCGCACGGCACCGGCGGAGCGGGAGTGCGGGTGGGGGCGCGGGCGCGGGCGTACGGGAGGAGCGGGCGCCGGAGGAGCGGGTGGCGTTGCCCGCTGTGGCCGAGTGGCGGTTGGGCGGGGATGTGGGGCGGCGGTACGGGGCCGTGTCCGGGGACCGCAATCCGATCCATCTGCACCCTCTCACCGCCCGGCTGTTCGGTTTCCCCGGGGCGATCGCGCACGGCATGTGGACGGTGGCGCGCTGCCTGGCCGAGCACGGCGCACCCCCGGCGGCCCTCGTCCGCGCCGAGTTCCGGGCGCCGGTACCGCTGCCGGGCACGGTGACCTACGCGGCCGACGGACAGGCGTGGGGCGGCTTCGAACTGCGGAGCGGAGACGCCCCCGGACCCGGCGGGGAAGAGGCCCGCGACAGGGCCCGGACCAAGATCCATGTGAGGGGCCACGTGTACCCGCTCGCCGTCTGA